AATGTGATCGTCCGTGATCGTGTCGCCGACGCGTGGACTGAAGTACTCCTCGTAGCCCATCTCCTTGGCCTGCGCCCACACACGCTGCACCACTTCTGGCGCGGCCTTTATCGAATTCACCTCCTGAAGCATTCGCAGCTCTTTGTCGCCAATCATATCAAAGAGCACGCCGAACATTGGCGTGTAATCGGGCGACGGCAGATGCGTGGCGAAATACTCTGAGCCAATCAGCACGTCCACATCTGGCGGACCAAACTCGCCCCAGTCCTCGCCGTCTACGAAAAGCAGGTCCACGCCGACATTGGGCGGCAGACGCTTGAGTTCGTCGGCCAGCGCGAGGAACAAGCCAACACCGCTCGCGCCGTCATTCGCGCCGTCAAAAGGCTTCGTGCGATTGGATTCAATCGGGTCAGAGTCCGCCACGGGGCGCGTGTCCCAGTGCGTCACATACAACACGCGATTCTTTTCGTTAGGTCGAAAGCGCGCAAAGATATTGCGCATCGGCAACTTTCGTCCGTCGGCCGTGGTGTGCGTCCACGTTTGCTCCAGCACCGTATCGGCCGTGGCACGCAACCGTGCCACCATCCAATCACCGGCTTTGCGCGCAGCGTCGGTGCCGGGAATGCGTGGGCCAAACGCGACGTTCTGCCGCGCATAGCTCAGCGCAGAATCGGCGTTGAACTTGGTCGATGCGCTCGAGGATGACGCCTTGTCTCCGCCGCCGCACGCCGCCGAGAGGAGCGCGAGGAGTCCGAGGCCACGCGCGAGGGCTGTGTGTTTGGTCACCGCAGTTCTCCGGCATAAAAGGCAATTTGAAGCACCGCCGACAACACAATCTGCGTGATACGGCGGTTGAGGTTCGTGTCAAAGGTCACGATGTGGGCGCTCTGCAATGAGAACGTGAGGTTCTCGTCCACGCTCGTGTCTGCATTCAACGTAATGGCCCGACGGCCGTTGTCGGCGAGCCGACTGCGCGTGCCATTCGCCAAGTCGCTGATCAGCCAAGTGCTCGCCGCCTGCTGCTGCCAGCCGAACCGCGCGCGCAATGGGCTGCGCAGCTCCCACGCGGCGGGGAGCGGGAAAGTGCGCGAGAGGTCTGCTACAAACTCTCGGGTCTTGCTGTCAGCAATCGTGCCGGGGAGCGAGTCCAGTCGGTACGTCGTCCCCACAGTGACCGACCCGCGCAAATGTCCAGGCTCGGCGAACTCCACATTTGCCCCGAGCGGATAACTCAGCGTGCGCGACGTGCGCACATCACTGGGCGACCCCAGCACGGTACCCGGCATCAGCGAACGCTGCTTGGTGAGCGCGAGTCGCGCCGACCAGCCGATGGTCGTAATCCAATCCTCGAGCAGGCGCGGGTGCATGGTCGCGCGCAGGGTGATATCGGGAAGGGTGAGTTGCTCACCATCCACCACCGTCTCGCTCTGATCGGCGCGACGCAGCCAGTTGCGCGACGCCACGCGCCGCGTGGACGCATCGAGCGTCAGTCCCGCCGGCAAGCGCAAGCCGGTGTGCAACGCGATCTGCGCATTGCTCCCGGCCGTCGTCGCCATACGATCGTGATCGCGCAGGTAGCTGTCGAGCCCCGACAATCCAAACTGATAGCCCAATCCCGGCGTGAACGGCGTGCCGTCAAACGCGGAGGTGAGCGACCGATTGTACGTCACGTCGATCGGCAGCAGCGTATTGAACACACGCGCGCGATGCGCCGAGTCGGTGACCCAACTGGCCGCAATGCGCGCGAGGTCCACCTGCGCACCACTGTTGAGTTGTTGCAGCGCGGTAATGCGGCGCGGCAAACGATACACGCCAATGGAGTCTTGCTCGCGCAGAATGTTCGGCGAGTTCGGGTCACGCAGCAACCCATAACTCGTAATCAACTCCGCGCGCGGCCGCAGCCAGCCGCGCAACTGAGGCACAAAGCGATAATTGGAACTCACGTAGCGTTCGCGTTCGAGCCCTTGAATACCGAACAGCGAGGTCCGCTCCGCCGTGGCGGTGGCCGTGCGCAATGAGGTATCGCCAAAGGCACGAAGGTCGCGACTCGACGCCACTTCCCAGCGCGCGTCCAGTGCATCGAACGGACGAAGTTCCAGCGACGCCGAGTTGCGCCAGAGATTCGTGAGGCCGTTGACGGTGCGCGCGGTGTCCGTGAGGGCGTCGGCGGGCTTGGTAAAGCTGGACCGTGAATCGTCACCCTTGGCGTAGTTGGCACTCAACCGGAACGCCGCCGGCGACGCGCGATATTGGGCCCCGCGCAGTTCCTGCACCATTTCCGAATTCGCCATCCAGGCCGGCAACCCGGAGAGCGCCTGCTCCCACCAGCGCGGCATCGCGCGGCGCTCACTTTCACCGGCGCCCACGAGCCAGTCCACGCCCGCCGTGAACATGGCGCTGTGACCGCTCTGGAACTCCGACTGCTGCGTGCCCGTGTTCATCGCCGACGTCACGACAATGTTATTCACAATGGGCGCGAGCCAACCGCTTTCGAGCGGCGTCGCACGCCGAAGTGAGAGCGCGACCGTCGTCACATCGGCCCGCGGCGAACGGAGCCCCGCGATTTGATCGGCTTTGATATCGGAGCGCGTAATGAAGTTCTGCGTGTTGGCCGTCGACGAATGCGTCACGGTCATCGGCATCGACAAGCCAAGCCCCGGCGCCACGCGGTCGAGGCGCACGGTTGAACTCACGTCGAGCGTATTGTCGCTCACATTGGTCGGCACTTCGGCGAGTTGCCGGAAATTCGGATCGCGGTGCGAGAGCGCCATGTGCATGGTGCCCAAGTCTGCGGCCGCCACGTCAAAGCCCACGTGCCCGGCATACCCTGGCGTATTCACGACATTCGCGAGACGAATGTCGTCCACCCACACTTCGAGCGTGTCGCCGGCAAGAATGCGGCTCGCGCCGACGCCGCCGGAATCCACGCGCACAATGCCGACGGCGAGTTCCTGCACTGCCGCCAGATTGGGCGGACTCACCGCTGGGTCCACCGTGTACACGATATAGCCATCCGCACAGGCGGCACGCCGACGCGACGACTGACCGAGCGGTATGCCGCTCGCCACGATGAGCACCGAATCCACGCCCGTGCACGAAATGGAGTCGGGGCGATTTTGCAGATACGAGTTTTGCAGCTTCGCACGCAACGCAATGAGCTTATCGAAATCCACCCGCACTTCGGGGAGCCAAGTGGCTTGTCCGCTCCCCGAGTTCACGGGCGTGCGGTACGCATAGAAGTTGTCGGCGTCGCGTCCGATCTTCACATAGAACTGCAGTTCGCCGTTCTGCCCCCAGCCATTGCCGCGGCCACGCGCCCAGGCGCGCAGCTCCTTGTATTGCTGAAAATTCCGTGCGCCCTCAGGAAACCGATAATACGCTTCGGCGCGTTCGTACTTGCCGAGCTGAGTGGCCGTCAGCCGCAACGAGCGTTCGTTGATCACGAGACGCTGGTTCTGCACACCCGTCACCCGAATGTCTGCCTGATCGACGACGCCTGGCGGCGACTCATAGATCAGACCGCTCACGCTGTCTTTGTCCTGCGTGCCAATGGTGCTCGCGAGCACCGTGCCAAACGATGACCGCTCGCCACCAATGCCAGCCACCGAGCGGTCAGAGCGGCGTAGCCAGGGCGCGCCACGCAGCTTGAGTCCGGCAATCGGCGTCTGACTGAATGCGTTATCCGGCAGCGCCTCGCCCGAGATCATCGTCAGTCGCATCGCCCGCACACGGCGGACGAGCGGACCACCATTGATTGTGTCCATCGGCGCGGCAAACGGCAGACGCACGAACACCCAGCAGACACTGTGCGGCGTGCCCGCGGTATCTACCGGCGAACTGTCGCACCCGCCAACGCGTGAATACGCCTTGGAGTCGGACAGGTCCACGACGTAGCGGAACAACCGCTCTTGCTCGCGCTGCGCCGAATCAAAGTTGAGCACGGCGTCGTTATCAATATCCCATTCGTCGAGTCGCCCGTTGTGCACCGTGCAGTTGTTCTTGGTGTCACCAATTAGGGCGAGCCGCGTGTTGGTGCGAGAGCACACCGGGAAATTCACCAGCGTCCCTGCGCTGTCAGGCGACGCGAACAAGAGCCGCGGCACCACGTCGCCAGGGAGACCGTTGTCGTTCTTCTCCACGTTGAACGCGCGCGAGAACGGATCGCGCTCCGTCTGCAACGTGTCGCGACCATAGATCGCGCGCCCCGAGAAAATGGAATCCGCGTTGAATCCGCTCCCCGTCACGAGCAACTGGGTGGGGCCAATCGCCACCGTGTTCTCGGACACATCGCCCACGTCAAAGACAAACACCGGATTCTGCCGACGGCGCGCAGCGGCCGTGTCCACGCGCACCCAAAATTCAAGATTGTCTACGCGCGAGAGATCCGCCCCCGCCGCACCGAGCGACTGGCGAATCGAACGCCACCGTCGGCCGCTCGGCGCGCCAGAAATGTGCCACTGATATTTGTTCTTCACGTCGCGGTACGCGCCGCCCACCGACAGCGGGTACAGCGTCAGCCAGAGCACATTCTCCGGCGCTTGTAGGACGCCGTTGGTCACATTCACCAGCGGATCAATCTGACTCAGCGTCCAGGTGACCGGCGTGCCAAGCCCCGACGCGCCATTGTTCTGCCAAGCGAGTGTAGAGGCGCGTTGCAGGTCGAGCGTGAACGAACCACCCACGCGCGCCGCGAGCTTGCGACCGAGCGCAGGCTGACTCGAGTACTGCCAGTTGGGGTCGAGTAGCGTGAGGCTTGTCACGCCAGCATCGCCCTCAAATGCTTCGAGATACGCCTGCGACGACGCGCCGAACTGCGGCCGGCTCATCGCCACCTCTGCCTCCACACGCAACCGCGACGGCACCTTGGCATTCACACCCTTGAGCGCGCCGAGCGCCCGCGAGAGCCCCGGCGCGTCAAACGAAAACCCACTATTCAGCCCAGCAATAAACGATGACTGACTCTCATAGCCCAGCGTCGGTCGCGTCAGGTTGGTCCCCTGCCGCTGACCGATCGCCATAAAGTTTACATCGCCATTCCGAAATGGCAGCGACGACGCAAAGCCCACAATCGACGTCGGCGTACTCGGCGCAAACGTCGGATTTTCTTCGAAGCGCGCCGTCACGGTGCGTGGGCGCGCAAAAAGCGAATCGGGATGCAAAAAGGTGACGATGCCGATTTCGTATTCAATCGAATAATCACGATCGCGCTTGAGCGCACTGCCGTCGTCGAGCGTCAGATGCTCGGAGAACGGACGAATCTGACTCACACCCAAGGCGAGGGTGGAGTTGCCCGAACCACCGTCCGACTGATACGACAACCGCAGGCGATACACACTCTGCGGGTGCTGCGCCGAATACAAATACTCACTCGGCGCTGTATAAATCGCGTCGTTGGCTGGGTTCCCCGCTGGCTGCGCGAATCCCGCGCGCGCAAAAGGCTGCAGCGACGGAAACACCACAAAACGATCGGCCGCCACACGCGTACTGGCCGAAAGGCCAATGGCGGCGACGGGATCGCCAGGGCGCGGCCAGAGTCGGTTTTCTCCGTCGAAGGACGACGGATTGGAGAACTGCGCCAGCCCGTACAGTTGCAGAAAACTCGCGGCGTTGCCGGCGAGCGGCTTTTCCTGCGAGTAGGTAGCGCCGGTGAAGATGCCAAGCGAGACAGTTTCGCGCTGCACGTCGTCGCCCCCCACGCGGTACACCGAGCGAATTTCGCGCGCGAACGCGGCGTCACCGGGGCGCACATTCGGATCCCACAGCAGGCTCGCGTACTGCTCGCGCGCGGTGTACGACACATCGGGCGTGCCGCCTGTGGTGGTGAGCGTGGTGTCGCGGCCATTGAGGCGTACGGTGTAGGCCACCACAAGTCGCTCCGACGACGGCGAGAGCGGCTGCCGCAAAAACACCCAGAGCTGCGACGGGTCCACCACGTAATCGACGTTCTCGCGCAGGAGCTCGTACACCTGACCACGGCGCGACGAGGGATCGCCGATCAGACGGAACTGCGGGCCATTGGGGTTTGACGGCTGACCGCCGATCAACAGTCGGTAGAGCGCGACCTTTACCGGCCGCAATGAATCTGGGAGCGCGGCCGCCAACTGCCGGAGGCGACCCCCGTTGAGAATGTCGATGTTCGGGTAGCCGCCGAGTCGGCGCGGATCCACCGTAAAGAAGAATCGGCGCGCTTCCACTTCGTAGTCGCTCACGTCGCGCGTCACCGATTGACGCGACCCCGCAGCGCCAACGGTGTAGCGCCGGTCGCGCACAATATTCCCCGACTGCTGCGCCACAATGCCGCGCATACCGAGACGACCAAACTGCGCCACCGCCTGCACCCCGTAGTTCCCCTGCGGAATGCCACTGCTAATAAAGCGGCTGGCCGGCGCCTCAAACGCCACATTGCCGACGTCCACCCGCTGCAACCACTCGCCCTTTTTCCCCTCGTAATAGAGCGAGAGGTTGTTCGACGCGGTCACCATCTCGCGCTTGGAGTCGTAATCCATGTTCACGTGAATGCGGTCGGCCACCGTGCCGCCCGTTTTCACGTCGAACTGAAAGTTGAAATCCGGGCGGAAGCCGTTATTGCACCCCGTGGTACCGCTCACAAAGAAGCTCGTCACGCACCGTTCGTTGGTGGTGCGGTTGAGCTTGCTCTCCAAGCGCGCATTCAGCCGGAACCCGAGGTCAGAGCCCGGTCCGAACACCGATGCGGCCCCCGGGAGTGCCGGTTTGAGGGCACTGCGCCCCGCGGCGGAATCCGCGCGGAGCTTGAGGCTGTCCCCACGCGCCTTGACCGAATCCGCCCCCGCCTGAGCGCCCAAAAGGCGCGCGGCGACGACGAAAAGGAGGGCGAGGGAAAGGCGGAGGGGTGGCAGTGGGCGCACCAAAGCCCTGGTTCAGGGTATCTACCACCTTGCCTGAAGGTGGTCGCCGAGTGGAATATACGACTAGCTCAAGACGCTACAACCCTTTGTGGTATGCGGAGTTCCTGCCTTTTCGCGGCCTCCGCCCGCCCCCTGCCCTTCCCGCTTGAAAATCGTCACCAAGTACATCCTCAAAGAGCACGTGGGACCGCTGGTGTTCGCCCTCTCGGCGCTCACCTCGCTCCTTCTGTTGAATTACGTCGCCAAACGGTTTGGCGAGCTCGTCGGCAAGGGGCTGCCGGGGAACGTGATCGCGGAGTTTATGCTCCTGTCGATCCCGTTCACCATCGCCATGACCCTGCCGATGGCCGTGCTCGTGGCCACCCTCCACGCCTTTAGCCGGATGGCGGCCGAAAACGAGATTACGGCGTTCAAGGCCAGTGGGGTCTCGATGCGTCGGCTCATGGTGCCGGTGATTGTGGTGGCCAGTTTCCTGACGCTCGGCATGGTCGCGTTCAACGACCAAGTGCTCCCCGCCGCCAACCACCGGCTCAGTACGCTCTCCAACGACATCGCGCGCAAAAAGCCGACATTCGCACTGCGTGAGCAGGTGATCAACGAGGTCGTGGCTGGCCGCCTCTTTTTGCGGGCCGCGCACCTGACGCGCAGCTCCAGCCAGATGCGCGACGTCACCATTTTTGACTTGACCGACCCGCAGCGCCGACGCACTGTCCGCGCCGACAGCGGCACGCTCGCCCTGT
The genomic region above belongs to Gemmatimonadota bacterium and contains:
- a CDS encoding M28 family peptidase; translated protein: MTKHTALARGLGLLALLSAACGGGDKASSSSASTKFNADSALSYARQNVAFGPRIPGTDAARKAGDWMVARLRATADTVLEQTWTHTTADGRKLPMRNIFARFRPNEKNRVLYVTHWDTRPVADSDPIESNRTKPFDGANDGASGVGLFLALADELKRLPPNVGVDLLFVDGEDWGEFGPPDVDVLIGSEYFATHLPSPDYTPMFGVLFDMIGDKELRMLQEVNSIKAAPEVVQRVWAQAKEMGYEEYFSPRVGDTITDDHIPLIRAGLRVIDVIDLEYPNEQSRSGGPNYHHTTNDTMDKLSAKSLKVVGDVAVALVR
- the sprA gene encoding cell surface protein SprA, which gives rise to MRPLPPLRLSLALLFVVAARLLGAQAGADSVKARGDSLKLRADSAAGRSALKPALPGAASVFGPGSDLGFRLNARLESKLNRTTNERCVTSFFVSGTTGCNNGFRPDFNFQFDVKTGGTVADRIHVNMDYDSKREMVTASNNLSLYYEGKKGEWLQRVDVGNVAFEAPASRFISSGIPQGNYGVQAVAQFGRLGMRGIVAQQSGNIVRDRRYTVGAAGSRQSVTRDVSDYEVEARRFFFTVDPRRLGGYPNIDILNGGRLRQLAAALPDSLRPVKVALYRLLIGGQPSNPNGPQFRLIGDPSSRRGQVYELLRENVDYVVDPSQLWVFLRQPLSPSSERLVVAYTVRLNGRDTTLTTTGGTPDVSYTAREQYASLLWDPNVRPGDAAFAREIRSVYRVGGDDVQRETVSLGIFTGATYSQEKPLAGNAASFLQLYGLAQFSNPSSFDGENRLWPRPGDPVAAIGLSASTRVAADRFVVFPSLQPFARAGFAQPAGNPANDAIYTAPSEYLYSAQHPQSVYRLRLSYQSDGGSGNSTLALGVSQIRPFSEHLTLDDGSALKRDRDYSIEYEIGIVTFLHPDSLFARPRTVTARFEENPTFAPSTPTSIVGFASSLPFRNGDVNFMAIGQRQGTNLTRPTLGYESQSSFIAGLNSGFSFDAPGLSRALGALKGVNAKVPSRLRVEAEVAMSRPQFGASSQAYLEAFEGDAGVTSLTLLDPNWQYSSQPALGRKLAARVGGSFTLDLQRASTLAWQNNGASGLGTPVTWTLSQIDPLVNVTNGVLQAPENVLWLTLYPLSVGGAYRDVKNKYQWHISGAPSGRRWRSIRQSLGAAGADLSRVDNLEFWVRVDTAAARRRQNPVFVFDVGDVSENTVAIGPTQLLVTGSGFNADSIFSGRAIYGRDTLQTERDPFSRAFNVEKNDNGLPGDVVPRLLFASPDSAGTLVNFPVCSRTNTRLALIGDTKNNCTVHNGRLDEWDIDNDAVLNFDSAQREQERLFRYVVDLSDSKAYSRVGGCDSSPVDTAGTPHSVCWVFVRLPFAAPMDTINGGPLVRRVRAMRLTMISGEALPDNAFSQTPIAGLKLRGAPWLRRSDRSVAGIGGERSSFGTVLASTIGTQDKDSVSGLIYESPPGVVDQADIRVTGVQNQRLVINERSLRLTATQLGKYERAEAYYRFPEGARNFQQYKELRAWARGRGNGWGQNGELQFYVKIGRDADNFYAYRTPVNSGSGQATWLPEVRVDFDKLIALRAKLQNSYLQNRPDSISCTGVDSVLIVASGIPLGQSSRRRAACADGYIVYTVDPAVSPPNLAAVQELAVGIVRVDSGGVGASRILAGDTLEVWVDDIRLANVVNTPGYAGHVGFDVAAADLGTMHMALSHRDPNFRQLAEVPTNVSDNTLDVSSTVRLDRVAPGLGLSMPMTVTHSSTANTQNFITRSDIKADQIAGLRSPRADVTTVALSLRRATPLESGWLAPIVNNIVVTSAMNTGTQQSEFQSGHSAMFTAGVDWLVGAGESERRAMPRWWEQALSGLPAWMANSEMVQELRGAQYRASPAAFRLSANYAKGDDSRSSFTKPADALTDTARTVNGLTNLWRNSASLELRPFDALDARWEVASSRDLRAFGDTSLRTATATAERTSLFGIQGLERERYVSSNYRFVPQLRGWLRPRAELITSYGLLRDPNSPNILREQDSIGVYRLPRRITALQQLNSGAQVDLARIAASWVTDSAHRARVFNTLLPIDVTYNRSLTSAFDGTPFTPGLGYQFGLSGLDSYLRDHDRMATTAGSNAQIALHTGLRLPAGLTLDASTRRVASRNWLRRADQSETVVDGEQLTLPDITLRATMHPRLLEDWITTIGWSARLALTKQRSLMPGTVLGSPSDVRTSRTLSYPLGANVEFAEPGHLRGSVTVGTTYRLDSLPGTIADSKTREFVADLSRTFPLPAAWELRSPLRARFGWQQQAASTWLISDLANGTRSRLADNGRRAITLNADTSVDENLTFSLQSAHIVTFDTNLNRRITQIVLSAVLQIAFYAGELR